Genomic window (Aethina tumida isolate Nest 87 chromosome 4, icAetTumi1.1, whole genome shotgun sequence):
GACAAGTTCAAGTCGTTCAGTTTGATCAGATCCACAAAGTAATCGCCAGAAATCTCTTTGAAATTGTTCCTGGACAGGTCCAGAGACTCCAATTGTTCCAACGAGTAAAAGGCAGAACGTTGTATTTCACGCAACCCGCAGTCGATCAAAGACAACACCTTCAGGTGCGTCAGCCCGAAAAACGCATTGTCCCGCAACACCTTGAGGTTGTAGTTGTAGTTCAGGTTAAGGTTTTCGAGCTCGCGCACGTTGTGGAAGGCGTGAGGTTCGATATATCGGATGTCGTTGCTTCCCAGGTTGAGGAAGCGCAGATTCGTCGCCCCTCGGAACGTCCCGTTGATGAGGTAGCGGATCCCGTTGTCGTGCAGGTCCAGCTGGATCAGGTGGTGGAGGCCGTGGAACGCTCCCGGTTCGATGTAGGTGATGTTGCCCTTAATTTGGAGATAGGTGAACTTGGGCAGCTTGCTGAACGTGTTGGCCGGCAGTTCGCCCTGCACGTGGTGGAATTTGAGGTGGTCTCGGACTATTTTCAGGTTGAGGGGTTCGTTGACTTTGAAACTGGTCACCTGGGTTGGGTCCTCGTAGATCACGGCTGCGCCGGCCAGGACGCAGGCTGTGGTCAACAACAGAAGGCTCCTCATCGCCCAAAACtacgaagaaaattaaaattactattaaatgaCACAAGATAAAGCGGATTTACCATGAAACACGAGACAACACGTCAGTACAGTAAATCGTAAGAACTATACTGTCGTATTTTTCGGCCTCGAGATTGAATTTCGACGAAGCAGTTTGGCATGCAAATGTACTTCGATTGGATCGTACTCGTATTGAATTTGTAAGCGTGTTATTAAATGAAGTAGGTTGGCAAAACTGttgcacaaataaattaaagtaactaaagCTTACCCACTCACTGGAAGACAAACACGAGACTAAAACGCATGGCGAATTGAATTGTCTCTAGAATAgtaatcaatattattgatttgCAGTATAATCGAGGTCAAGGATCAATTTACCGCCTTCTATCAGTctgatataaattgtttatcgtgctattcaatttcaaagattagattttgtaatttattaccaGTCTATCAACAAGTTCCAGGAAATTGTATTACGATTCTAGTGTATTTTTTTCCGAGAATTCATCGTTAATTCCTAGAATTAATGAATGTCAATCGGCAAAATCATTTCTTGCTTAATGACATGGATCGCTTCCTAATTGTGAAATGCCAATGatttaaaacaagttttttttaatagtatgcTAACGAATTTTATTCTgagaattaaaaagtaattcctggcattaattattaaatgtgtttaaacttttgttacttaataaaacattcttaGTTGTATTAACAAGTTCCAGGAAATTTTATTACGATTTGAGTGTGTTTTCCTGAgaatttatggttaattccCAGAATGGAAAGACTGTcaatcaacaaaattattgcCTTACTTAATAGTACGTTTCCCTATTCTGAAATGTCAGTAActtaaaacaagttttttaatcaataattcctagtgtaaattattaaatctgttgAAACATGTTTTACctatcaaaacatttttattaatcaatataaaattattattaaatgatataaacatttaattttttccttttatcgATAATATTCAGTATCTTTATAATTGCAACAAACGACGACAAATAAACCCGAGCAACTATAGTTATGAAAACATTAGCTTATGTGAAAATGAcaacaaagttaaaaaaaaagtggTCACATCTCTCGACATTTTTTCAGACACGAATTATAGGATTTaaggacatttttttttaaattatcgatGATTATCAGTAttattgtatgtatttaaagatattattttatttaataaaacgttgGCTTATGTGAAAGTGCCAATAGTTTATAAAcaagtcaaaaaataaaaccagcTCCCTCAATATCTTTTCAGGCataatttactgaaatttgaGGTCTTCtttctgaaaaattatcagtgattctcattattattgaatgtatttaagaatatattttagatgaCAAAACATTAGTTTATTAGGAAGTACCAACAGTTTAAAAACAAGTCAAATAATGAAACCAGTTACCTCTACATCATTTCAGGCACGATTTACACGAATTTGAGGACATCtgtcttaaaaattatccatgattcttattattatgtatttaaggatattcttttatttaacaaaatatcacCTTATGTGAAAatgttaatagtttaaaaacaaGTCCAAAAATGAAACCAGCTCCCTCGATATCTTTTCAGGTATAATTTACTGGAATTTGAGAacttttttcttgaaaattatcaatgattctcattattattgaatgtatttaaggatatttttttcttaacaaaacattagtttatgacaaagTGCCAACAGTTTAAAAACAAGTCAAATAATGAAACCAGTTACCTCTACATCATTTCAGGCACGATTTACACGAATTTGAGGACATCtgtcttaaaaattatccatgattcttattattatgtatttaaggatattcttttattcaacaaaatatcacCTTATGTGAAAATGTcaatagtttaaaaacaaGTCCAAAAATGAAACCAGCTCCCTCGATATCTTTTCAGGCATAATTTACTGGAATTTGAGAacttttttcttgaaaattatcaatgattctcattattattgaatgtatttaaggatatttttttcttaacaaaacattagtttatgacaaagTGCCAACAGTTTAAAAACAAGTCAAATAATGAAACCAGTTACCTCTACATCATTTCAGGCACGATGTACACGAATTTGAGGACATCtgtcttaaaaattatccatgattcttattattatgtatttaaggatattcttttatttaacaaaatattacctTATGTGAAAATGTcaatagtttaaaaacaaGTCCAAAAATGAAACCAGCTCCCTCGATATCTTTTCAGGCATAATTTACTGGAATTTGAGAacttttttcttgaaaattatcaatgattctcattattattgaatgtatttaaggatattttttttcttaacaaaACGTTAGTTTATGACAAAGTGCCAACAGTTTAAAAACAAGTCAAATAATGAAACCAGCTACCTCGACATCATTTCAGACACGATTTACTCGAATTTGAGGACATCtgtcttaaaaattatccatgattcttattattaatgaatgcaTTTAAggatattcttttatttaacaaaatattagctTATGTGAAAATACCAACAGTTTAAAAAcaagtcaaaaaattaaaccagCTTCCTCGATATCTTTTCAGGTATAATTTACTGGAATTTGAggacatttttcttaaaaattatcaatgatctcattattattgaatgtATTTGAGGATATTCTTTTACtcaacaaaacattaatttatgtgtGAAAGTACCAATTgacatttttccaaaaaaatattactgattCTCACAATTATTGGATGTAATCAATCATACCTtttcaatttaacaaaacattaagCTTAAGCTAAAACGCCAACAGTTTAAAAACAgatcaaaaaaaaacaaaaccgcCACCCCGGGCAATTTTTTCCTCGGAGATTTACTGGAATTAATACCGCTCATCCCTGGCggcgaaattaataaaatccctCACGATTAATCAGTTATTGGAATCCGCCCGCggaattaatgttatttcggCCGCCGAAAAAATCACCCTCCTCCAATTTTTCCTCCCGTCGCCACTAAGTGTGCTTTAATGACAACGGTCCCAGTGAaaaaaaaccatttttattgCCCGGGCATTGTTGCAAACGTACACAGATTTCGCAAAAAGCACGAGGTGATTTATGTCCGGGCGATATTGCGCTCCCAATCAAAAATATGGTAAGCGCCGTCCTCCTGATTGCGTTTTGATTTAAATGTGTGTATTTATTTGCGGTCCACGTTCAAGGCATGCCGGATTTTGCAAATTGTGTTTTCTTTTGCGGATTTATTGTCACGTTTTTGGCGGtgctgatttaattaaatagttattaaattggcTTTTTTGggcattaatttataatataacaacGACGGAATAAAGGAcagaatttcattaaaaccgCATAAATGTTCTATCGGGATACTGcagtttcattaaattaataatagaaaatattttacgattataatttccatttaattattaaactacgGATAGAAATGTGCCAaatgaatttgatttaatgtttattaactgGTTAACAATTGATTGTTGTTTTacgttaataaaatctaattttatttaactataaatttgCTTGGACCATCGACTTCATGAAAAGGATTATGTCAACTATTTACGATTTAAagttattcatattataattatggtgccattaatttttaatgtagctAAACTGTATCTTTTATTTCAACAATCAGAAtactaatacaaataaaattatcaacgtAATATGGGGTATTTCCACTTCTAATACGAATGAGACTGCCTCACATCTTTTGCTCATATTCTTAATCTGGGTTAGAATTACTTTTTGGTCCAAATAATCCCAAATTTCTAATAGAAGATGCTCCACATCCTCTCAGTTATTCGGACAGTTACAATGGGCTCTTCAACGTCTGCCCAGAATGTTCTAGATATGTTCTATTGAATTAAGGTCTGGACTGCGAGCTGGCATTAATCCCAACGTCAGCAAGATAATTTCGGACAACATGGGTTGTATGTGGTCATGTTTATCCTGCATTAGTTAAACATTGGGACCTATAAATGGGATATATGGCACAACATGTTCTTCTAAAATgtccaaattttaatgttaaaaataattgattattattaatattattttaaaacgaaaaaaacgtactctttgtatatttatttaaaaataggtttttattcataattgttacaaaaaattttaagaaatattgtttttctaaagaaattaaaaattaacaaaatgtaatgttcataaaaaataaaaatttgaacttaatatggggTATTTCCACTTATACTACAAATGACATCCTCACATCTTCTattcatactcaaaatcagcgtttgaatttcattttggtccaATTTCTCTCAGATTTTGAATAGAAGACACTCCATATCCTCTAAGTTATTTGGACGGTTAGGGTGGTCCTTAGGCGAGAGTTTAAGCTGTTGTACTAATTTAGCAGAATCGATATATTTcgaataacaaaaaaactaaacacctttacacactttttaaaagtCTCATATGAGAGTGTCTCAAAGTTAATACAAACAaagtactatttatttaaatagaaaaatatatttacaaaattataggtggtgtattaatttcttggaccagtgtttataaaaaatctaaaatctaaAAGTCTGAAGCTTGCATATGTTCAAATAAAGTTACtgactaaaataaaacatattgaaaacatttttaaatctatttaatctaggaaattcaaattatccacttcaagAGAAGCAgagcatatttaaaattaattcaactgTGACTTTTGAGTGGCAAGCTTTCAGCaaacatgaataatttaatacaagatATCGCTTTGTAATCAAAGTAAATTCGTA
Coding sequences:
- the LOC109599294 gene encoding leucine-rich repeat-containing protein 15-like isoform X1, with the translated sequence MFWAMRSLLLLTTACVLAGAAVIYEDPTQVTSFKVNEPLNLKIVRDHLKFHHVQGELPANTFSKLPKFTYLQIKGNITYIEPGAFHGLHHLIQLDLHDNGIRYLINGTFRGATNLRFLNLGSNDIRYIEPHAFHNVRELENLNLNYNYNLKVLRDNAFFGLTHLKVLSLIDCGLREIQRSAFYSLEQLESLDLSRNNFKEISGDYFVDLIKLNDLNLSHNKLTWLDPRTFQGKLLALRKLNIMHNDMRCDVAHEIERQMAATVKVAVRTEAGYGCII
- the LOC109599294 gene encoding leucine-rich repeat-containing protein 15-like isoform X2 codes for the protein MRSLLLLTTACVLAGAAVIYEDPTQVTSFKVNEPLNLKIVRDHLKFHHVQGELPANTFSKLPKFTYLQIKGNITYIEPGAFHGLHHLIQLDLHDNGIRYLINGTFRGATNLRFLNLGSNDIRYIEPHAFHNVRELENLNLNYNYNLKVLRDNAFFGLTHLKVLSLIDCGLREIQRSAFYSLEQLESLDLSRNNFKEISGDYFVDLIKLNDLNLSHNKLTWLDPRTFQGKLLALRKLNIMHNDMRCDVAHEIERQMAATVKVAVRTEAGYGCII